Genomic DNA from Mesorhizobium sp. 131-2-1:
GTCGCGCCCGAGAAGGACGAGCCCTATTTCCATGCCGCCTGGGAGAGGCGGGCGCTGGGCGTCACGCTGACCGCCGGCGCCATGGGCGCCTGGAATATCGACGAGAGCCGGCACGCGCGGGAATCGCTGCATCCGGCCGACTACTATTCGTCGAGCTACTACCAGATCTGGATCAAGGCGCTGGAAGTGCTCCTGAAGCGCCACGGCTTCGTTACGGAGAGCGATCTCAAGGCGGGCAAGGCGGTCGATCCGGCAGCGACTCCCAAGAGGGTGCTGAAGGCGGAGAACGTGCCGGCGGCGCTGGCCAAGGGCGGGCCTTGCAACCGGCCGATCGCCACGCCGGCGCGCTTCAAGGCCGGCGAACGGGTGCAAACGAAGAATTTCAACCCGACCGGCCACACGCGGCTGCCACGCTATGCGCGCGGCAAGCAAGGCACCGTCGAGGCGGTGCGCGACAACTTCGTCTTTCCCGACAGCAATGCGCATGGGCGAGGCGAGAACCCGCAATGGGTCTATACGGTGGTCTTCGACGGCACGGAGATCTGGGGCGAAGGCGCCGACCCGATGCTCACCGTGTCGATCGACGCCTGGGAAAGCTATCTTGAGCCGGCGTGAAGACCTGCCGGCGGGCTTCGACGAGCCGGTCTTCGCCGAGCCGTGGCAGGCCGAGGCCTTCGCCATGACGGTGGCGCTGCACGACAAGGGGCTGTTTTCCTGGAGCGAATGGGCGGATGCCCTGGCCGCCGAAGTGAAGAGGCCGGATGCCGCAAGCGACGGCCACGACTATTACGAGCACTGGCTGGCGGCCCTGGAAAGCCTGCTGTCGGCCAAGGGCGTCGCCGGCAAGAACGATGTCGATGCGCTTGCCGCGGCCTGGGAGCGCGCGGCACATGCCACCCCTCACGGCAAGCCGATCCTGCTGGAGAACGATCCTGGGTCGATCCCTTAGGGTGATGGCGACCAGCCAGACCCGGCTTGGATTTGGCCGACTACCGGTTGCAGACGTCTCGTCGACCTGCAACCATATGGTCATGATGGAAAAGTCCGCCGCGCCATGGCCTTTGCTGCAAATTGCGATCGAGCCAAAGAGGAGGGTCGATCAAGAGAAGCTGCTTGTCGCCTTGTCCGGACTTGCGGACGAAGGTCCCGAACTGCGCATTACACAGGACGAGGAATCCGGCCAGATAATCATCGGCGGCAGGGACGAACGCCACCTGGAGATCGTGGTCGGCCGCGTGATCGACGAGTTTGAGATCGGCGTGAATGTCGGTGCTCCGCAGGTGGCCTATCGCGAGACGATCACCCACACCCGCGAACAGGACTACACGCACAAGAGCATATTCGGCGGCAAGGGACAGTTCGCCCGCGTTAAGATTGTGTTCGAGCCGGACTCGTACAACGCTGACTTCGTTTTCACATCCAGGATTGTCGGTGACGCGGTTCCGAACCAATACGTGGCGGGGGTCGAAAAGGGGCTGCGCAGCGTATTGTCGGCGGGGCCGTTTGCAGGCTTCCCAATGATAGGCGTCAAGGCGACCTTGGTGGACGGCGCCTGTCACGAAACCGACTCTTCGGCTTCTGCTTTCGAGATCGCCAGTCGCGCCTGCTTCAGGGAAGCAGCGCCCAAACTTGGCGTGCGACTGCTCGAGCCGATCATGAAGGTAGAGGTGGTGACGCCGGAGGATTATGTCCGCGACATTGCCAGCGACCTGAAGAGCCGTCGCGGCAAGATCGAGAGTCAAGAAACCCGGGGGATGGAAGTCGTCGTCAATGCGCTCGTGCCGCTCGCAAACATGTTCAAGCTGGAGGATACGCTCCGGTCGCGTTCGAAAGGGCAAGCGCGCGTCAGTGTCAGCTATGCCGGATACGTTCCTGTCCCCCTTCCACCCGACGATCGCGACCCGCCGGCCGCGATGGCCCTTGCCTGATCTCCACGCCGTTCGAATCCAGCCGAGACGCGATAAGATTTGTTCCCTTTACGTTCTTGTTGGCGCCTGATAATTTGAACCGTCGTAGACGCCGAGTTCACCACCGGCGGCGGTCGATATGGTGGCGGCTGTCTTGTCTTTCCCTCGCGAATCCGGTCTGTCGAGCCGATGGAATTCTCCCCCCAACAGGACGAGGCTCTGAAAGCGGTCGCGCGCTGGCTCAAGGAAGGCCGGCCGCAGATCTTCCGGCTGTTCGGCTATGCCGGCACCGGTAAGACGACGCTGGCGCGCTATTTCGCCGAGCATGTCGACGGCCAGGTTCAGTTCGCCGCCTTCACAGGCAAGGCGGCGCAGGTGCTGCGCTCCAAGGGCGCAGTCAATGCCCGTACCATCCATTCGCTGATCTACAGGCCGAAGGGTGAGGAATCGGTCTCGGACGAGGTGACCGGCAAGACCTCGATCTCGCCGACCTTCTCGCTCAACCGGCAAAGCCCAATCGCGCGCGCCAAGCTGGTCGTCATCGACGAATGCTCGATGGTCGACGAGCAGCTCGGCCGCGACCTCATGAGTTTCGGGACGCCGATCCTGGTGCTCGGCGATCCGGCGCAGCTGCCGCCAATTTCGGGTGGCGGCTTCTTCACAGAGCACGAGCCGGATGTGCTGCTCACCGAGATCCACCGCCAGGCGCGCGACAATCCGATCATCCGGCTGGCGCTCGACGTGCGCGAAGGCCGCGAGTTCATGCGTGGCGACTACGGCACGGTGCAGGTCATCGGCAAGGAGGACGTCAACCAGGAGCTGGTGCTGAAGGCCGACCAGGTGCTGGTCGGCACCAACCGCACGCGCCGGCGCTATAACCAGCGGCTGCGCGAATTGAAGGGGTTCAACGCCGACTTCCCGCAGGCCGGCGACAAGCTGGTCTGCCTGCGCAACGATCCCGCCAAGGGCCTGCTCAACGGCTCGCTGTGGAAGGTCATGACCTCGTCGCGCGAGACGGTGAAGCCCGGCATCAATCTCCTGGTGTCGCCGGAAGAAGACGATCCGGATCGTGGTGTCGCCAAGATCAAGCTGCTCAAGGCCGCATTCGAGGATCCCGACGCGGAGATCCCCTGGCAGCAGAAGAAGCGTTTCGACGACTTCGACTATGGCTATGCGCTGACCGTGCACAAGGCGCAGGGCTCGCAGTGGAACGACGTCGTGCTGTTCGATGAAAGCTGGGCGTTCAAGGAAACGCGCCAGCGTTGGCTTTATACCGCGATCACGCGGGCGGCGGAGCGGCTGACCGTCGTCAGATAGGCCGATTTGGCATCAGCGGCGACCGATCGGCCTGGCGCCGAGCCAGCGCCAGGCATCTGCCTCGTCTTCCGCCTCGAAATGCCGCAACTCGAAGGGCAGGGGCGCGGCGAAGAAACCTTGCGCGTAAGGCACCCAGTCGGGCTCACCGACCGCGGCGCAGCGACGGACATGCTCCAGCGCGTGGGCCGTGCCCTGCTTGACGGTGTCATCCAACACATTGGCCCAGTCGACGCCTTCGTGGTCCACCATGCGCACCAGAACGTCGATTTTGGGGTGAAGCGCATAGGCCGCCTCGAGCAGGCCGAACAGGTTTTCCGCATCGGCTGGCGCGACATGGCCGACCACATCGATGGCGAACAGCGTGTCGCGATCGGTGTCGATACGGCGGATTGCCGGCACGGCGTCGAGAAAATTCAAGGCGCTATTCCATTGCTGGACATCGTTCCTCCCACTGGAACACCCGAAACCCTCTGTCTGTTCCCGCCAAAGACGCTATAGATGCGCGCGATCCGTGCCGGGGTTGCCTCTCGGCCGCCCAGAAGGAGCCAGACCCGAAGCCATGCCCGCCAAGCTCTCCGTGAACCTCAACGCCATCGCCATGCTGCGCAACCGCCGCGACCTGCCGTGGCCGAGCGTCATCGGGCTCGGGCGTATCGCCCTTGCCGCCGGCGCGCATGGGCTGACCGTGCATCCGCGACCCGACGAACGGCACACGCGGCGCACGGACCTGCCTCAGATCAGGGCGCTGATCGACGACGAGTTCCCGAAAGCGGAATTCAACATCGAGGGCCACCCCACCGAGGAGTTCCTGGCGCTTGTGGAACAGCACCAGCCTGACCAGGTGACCTTGGTGCCGGACGATCCGAGCCAGGCGACGTCGGACCATGGCTGGAACTTCATCGCCGACGCGGCGTTCCTCACTCCGATCGTCAAGCGGCTGAAGAAGGGGGGCTTTCGCGTGTCACTGTTCTCCGATTCGGATCCCGGTGGCATCAATGCCGCCCGCGACACCGGCGCCGACCGTGTCGAGCTCTATACCGGCCCCTACGGCAGTTGCCATTCCGATTCCGCAAAGGCGGCCAAAGAGCTGGAAAGATTGGGAAAAACCGCCGATGCGGCGTTTGCCGCCGGGCTGCAGGTCAATGCCGGGCACGACCTGACGGTGGACAATCTGCCGGCGCTGGCCAGGCGCATTCCGGCATTGGCCGAAGTGTCAATCGGACACGGGTTGACAGCCGATGCGTTGGAGTATGGCATGGCCGGAACGGTGGGGCGGTTCCTCGGGGCTTGCGGGTGGTAGAGAGGCTAGCCTCGCGTTGCCGGCATGGGAGCCATTACGCGACGGCACTTGATATTGCATCGCAGCAAGCGTAGAGCACCGCGCGTTTATCGGAGTGTCGTTTATGGCCCTTGCCAACACTGGTAGTGAGGCAGAACCCGTCGACCAATCGAGCCATCCAGAAATCGAGCAGCACAGCACCAAGGTTCTGATGCTGGGCGCACTGGGTGTCGTCTATGGCGATATCGGCACCAGCCCGATCTACGCGTTCCGCGAGGCGCTGGTGGCGTCGTCGGGCGGCGAAGTCGCTGAGCGCGGCGACATTCTCGGCGTCCTGTCGCTGATCATCTGGTCGCTGACCATCATCGTCACCATCAAATACATCATGTTCGTGCTGAGGGCCGACAACCGCGGCGAGGGCGGGGTGCTGTCGCTGATGGCGCTGGCGCGCGGCAGCTTCCCGACGCGGTCGGCAATCATCCTCGGCGTCGGCATTGTCGGCGCTTCGCTGTTTTTCGGCGATGCGGTGATTACGCCGGCGATCTCGGTGCTGTCGGCGGTCGAGGGCATGAACGTCGTAACTCCCGCGTTCCAGCCCTATGTGGTGCCGCTGACGCTGGTCATCTTGGCGATCCTGTTTTCGGTGCAGCGGTTCGGCACTGGCGGTGTCGCGTTGATCTTCGGCCCGATCACCGCGGTCTGGTTCCTGGCGATCGGCCTGTCCGGCCTCAACCACATCATCGACGATCCCGAGATACTGCTGGCGGTCAGCCCGCATTACATCGTCGCCTTCCTGATCCATTCGCCCGATGTGGCCTTCGTCACCATCGGCGCCATCTTCCTTGCCGTCACAGGCGCCGAGGCGCTCTATGCCGACCTCGGCCATTTCGGCCGCAAGCCGATCGTGCTCGCCTGGCTGGCGATCGTTTTTCCATGCCTGCTGCTCAACTATGCGGGGCAAGGCGCCTTCGTGCTGGCGAAGAACGGCGTTGTCGGCCATCCATTTTTCGAAATGAACGAGGGCTGGACGCTGATCCCGATGGTGGTGCTGGCGACCGCTGCGACCGTGATCGCCAGCCAGGCGGTGATCTCCGGCGCCTTTTCGCTGACCAGGCAAGCGGTGCAGCTCAACATGCTGCCCAGACTCGAGATCCTGCACACGTCGGAAAAGCAGTCCGGGCAGATCTACATGCCGCGCGTCAATCTGCTGCTGGCACTGGTGGTGATGCTTTTGGTGGTCGGCTTCGGCGAATCCAGCAAGCTCGCCTCGGCCTACGGCATCTCGGTGACCGGCAACATGCTGGTGACGACGGTGCTGCTCTACGTCGTCATGTCGCGCATCTGGAAATGGCAGTCGTGGCTGGCAATCAGCCTGACGGCGCTGTTCGCCTTCATCGACATCGGCTTTTTCGCCTCCAACATCGTCAAGGTGTTCGAGGGCGGTTGGGCGTCGTTGGCCGTAGCTTTCGCAATCATCATGGCCATGTGGACCTGGGTGCGCGGCAGCCGCTATCTCTTCGACAAGACGCGCCGCAACGAGATCCCGCTCGATTTCCTGGCCGGCAATCTGTTGAAGAAGAAGCCGCAGCTGGTGTCCGGCACGGCCGTGTTTCTGACCAGCGATCCGCTGAGCGCGCCGACCGCGCTGATGCACAGCCTCAAGCACTACAAGGTGCTGCACGAGCAGAACGTCATCCTGTCGGTGGTGACGGCGCCGCAGCCGGTGGTGCCCGACAGCGACCGCGTCAAGATGGAGACGGTCAACGAGCTGTTCATGCGGGTGACGCTGACCTTCGGCTATATGGAGCAGCCCAACATTCCGCGCGCGCTTGCCATCTGCCGCAAGCAGGGCTGGAAGTTCGACATCATGACGACGTCCTTCTTCCTGTCGCGGCGCTCTCTCAAGGCCTCGCCCAATTCCGGCATGCCTCTTTGGCAGGATCGGCTGTTCATCGGCCTGGCCCGCACGGCGGCCGATGCGACAGAGTATTTCCAGATTCCCACGGGCCGGGTCGTGGAGATCGGCACGCAGGTGGCGATTTAGTAGCGTCGCAAAGGCCGTGCCGCGCGGCACGGCCTTCGCACAGAATGCGTCGCCTCAGCCGGCGAGCGCGGCCTTGTTGGTTTCGAGGAACTGCTTCAGCGATTGCGGCTTGCGTCCCGACAGCGTCTCGATCGCGTCCGTCACCATGCCGATGCGGCCGGAGCGGGTGTTGGCGTCGAAGGAAACGATGACGCGGGCGAATTCCTCGGGAACGCCGGCCGCCTTCACGCCTTCGGTCAGGGCCTCGTCGGGCAGTTGAATGACGTCCAGCGGCTTGCCGGTGACCTCGCTGACAAGGGCGGCGATCTCGCTCGTCGTATAGGCTTGCGGGCCGGTCAGCGTGTAGATCCGGCTTTCGGTCGAGCTGGAAGCGAGGCCGGCGGCAATCGCGGCGGCCATGTCGTCGCGCGCGGCATGGGCGATGCGCCCGTCACCCGCCGACGTGTACCACTTGCCCGAGGCGATGGCGTGCGGCAGCGCCAGGAACAGGTTCTCCTGGTACCAGCCGTTGCGGAAGATCGTGTAGGCAATTCCGCTCGCCTTGATCGCCTGTTCGGTGCCGTAGTGGTCGCCGGCAAACAGTACCGGCGAGGCCGGCTCCGGGTTGGGCATCGAGGTGTAGAGCAGATGCGAAACGCCGGCCGCCCTGGCGGCGGATACCGCGGCCTGATGCTGCTTGAGGCGCCGGCCGCTCTTGAGGTCGAGGTCGCCGGTCGAGATGATCAGCACGCGGTCGGCGCTCTTGAAGGCCTGTTCCAGCGAAACCTGATCGTTGAAGTCGGCTGCCCTGACGGTGATGCCGAGAGCCGCGAGATCGGCGAGGCTTTCGGGATTGCGCGTGGTGGCGATGATGCGCGCCGGCGCAATCTTCTGCGCTTCCAGCAGATGGCGGAGGACGCCGCGGCCAAGCTGGCCGGATGCGCCGGTGACGAGAAGGGTTTCGGTCATGGGAAGATCCTGATTTTGCGCCGAAGCGGCGGGTGCTCGTTATGGTCTCAAAAAGAGACCAGCACTAAATTAGGAATTGACCCGTTGCCGTAAAGAAGGCAGTTTTCAGGGAGGTAGGCACACGCAGGGAACCAGCAATGGACGGCAAGATCGTCAATCTGAAATCGAAGATCGAGATCTACAAAGCCATGACGGACGGCGCCAATTTCGCCGATTGCCCGGTTCGCGACGTCATGCAAGGCATTAACGGCAAATGGAGCCCGTTGCTGGTGATGGCGCTTGCGGAAAAACCCTATCGCTTCGGTGAACTGCGGCGGCTGGTGCCCGACATCTCGCAGCGCATGCTGACCCAGACGCTGCATGAGCTGCAGCGCGATGGCTACGTCCATCGCGAGGTGTTCCCGACCAAGCCGCCAAGTGTCGAATACAGCCTGACCGATCTCGGGCGTTCGATGTTCGGACCCTTGTACCAACTCGTCCAGTGGGCCGAACTCAACCATGACGCGGTGCGCGAAGCGCGGGCCGAATTCGACGCCGCGCAGGCCTGAGCCGCGATGCGTCAGCGCGGTGGCTTGATTTAGCCATGCCGCTGAAGGATTGTCCGGCCTTCGGGCTGGGCGGGCAATGCAAGAATCTCTCGATATCGCTATTGCCGGCGCCGGGCCGGCCGGGCTGGCCACGGCGCTCTATCTCAACCGGGCAGGGCACCGCGTCACCGTCTTCGAGCGGTTCGATGAGCCGAAGCCGGTCGGTTCCGGGCTGATCCTGCAGCCGACCGGGCTCAGCGTGCTGGCCGAGCTTGGCGTGCTCAACGACATCCTCTCACTGGGCAGCCGCATCGACCGGCTGCATGGCGCCGACGCCGGCAGCGGCCGAACGGTGCTTGACGTCCGCTACGACGCCCGGCGCGGCGGCCGCTTCGGGCTGGCGGTGCATCGTGCGGCGCTGTTCGGCGTGCTGTTCGGCGCCGCCCGGCGCGAGGCGATCACCATCGAGACCAATGTCGAGATCGAGGCGCTAGAGACCGGCGAGAGCGCGATGCTGGTCTGCGGCAAGGGACGCAAAGCCGGCTCGTTCGACCTGATCGTGGATGCCAGCGGCGCGCGCTCGAAGCTGCGCCAGGGCCTGAACGATCCGGCCGAGGCGCGGCCGCTGGCCTACGGCGCGTTCTGGACCTCCCTCGGCTGGAAGGGCGAGGGCTTTGACGAGAACGCCTTGCTGCAGCGCTACGACAAGGCGAGCGTGATGGTCGGCGTGCTGCCGATCGGCCGGCCCGAGCCCGGCGCCGAGAAGATGGCGGCCTTCTTCTGGAGCCTGAAGCCGGCGGATGTCGAAAGCGTCCGAGCCGCGGGGCTCGACGCGTGGAAGGCGAGGGTGGTTTCGCTGTGGCCGCAATGCGCTGCCTTCACCAGCCAGATCGACAGTTTCGAGCAGCTGTCGCTGGCGCGCTACGGCCACCACACAATGCGGCTGCCCTTCGGTCGGCGGCTGGCGGTGATTGGCGATGCCGCGCATTCGACCAGTCCGCAGCTTGGCCAGGGCGCCAACATGGCGCTGCTCGACGCGGCGGCACTCAGCCACGCGCTGTCGCGGGCGGGCAGCATCGATGCGGCGCTGGAGGCCTATGCCAAGGCGCGGCGCTGGCATGTGCGCGTCTTCCAGGCGCTGTCGCTGGCCTTCACGCCGTTCTATCAGTCGGATTCCGTGGCGCTGCCTTTCATCCGCGACCGGCTGGTGGCGACGATCGCCAAAATCCCGCCAGCGCCACAGTTCCTGGCGTCGATGGTGGCCGGAACGGTGATCGATCCGTTCAGGCGTATCGGGCTTCAGGAAGCGCGGTGGCCTGATCGCCCTGCCGGATGATCTCAGACAAATGCGAAGCCTTGGCGCGCAGGAAGGCCTCGAGGCGCTGCGGGTAATCCTGGTCGACCGCTTCCTCCACCGACCGCCGTTCGCCCAGTGCCTGGCGCCAATGCGCGACCATCGGCTTTTCATCGAGGATGCCGAAATCGCCGATCCGGTCGAAGACGTCGAAATAGCGGAAGATCGGTCCGTAGACGGCGTCGACCAGTGAAAAATGCGCACCGGCGAACCAGGAGCCCTGGCTTGTGCGGCCTGTCAGTTCCGCCTCCAGCCGATCGAACATCGCCGACAGCCCGCTGGCTTCGGCTTGGAAAGCGGCCTCGCTGGAAGCGGAGTAGAACCGGCCGATGGCGTTCAGAATGGCCGAGCCGAACTCGATCCAGGCGCGGTGCCGGGCGCGGGTCAGCGGGATGCAGCGGATTGGCTTCGGTTTCCTCGAGGAATTCGAGGATCACCGCCGATTCGAAAATCACCGTTTCCTCGCCGTCCTGATGGACGCGCAGCAGCGGCACCTTGCCGAGCGGCGAGATCGCCCTGAACCAGGCCGGCTTGTCGGCGAGATCGATGGTGATGCGCTCGAACGGCACGCCCTTCTCGGTAAGTGAGATCGCCGCGCGCTGCACATAGGGGCACAGATGATGGCTGACGAGGGTGAGCTTGCCGGCCATCTTACTCTCCCCAGACATAGTTGAGTGCGCCGTCCTCGACGCGGGTCGAGAGGAACATCAGGCGTGCGTTTTTCGGCGCCGGGCCTTCGAGGCGGTCGCCGCTCGCCATGTCGAAGGATGCGCCGTGCCATTGGCAGACGAGCTTGCCGTCCTTGCAATCGAGGGGTCCGCCAAAATGCAGGCAGGCGTTCGCCGCCGCGCGGACGCGGTCGCCGCTGCGCCAGACATGCACCTCGCGGCCGAAGAACGGGGCAATCAGGCTGCCCGTCTCCGGGATGTCGGCGATCTTGCAGATTTCGTGCTTCATCGGATTTGCCTTTCATGCCGATGCAATTGCATCTATATAGATGCAGATGCATTGATCGTCAAGCTTGATGCAATTGCATCTACCTCCTATGATCGGGAATGACCGAGAAAGCCTCCCCTTCGCCGGCCGCTATCAAGGCCTGGGCCCGCCTGATGCGCGTTTCACGCCAGCTGGTGGAAAAGGTCGAGGATACGCTGAAGGAGAACGGCCTGCCACCGCTTGCCTGGTACGACGTGCTGCACGAGCTTGCCGAAGCGGGCGAGGGCGGGCTGCGGCCGTTCCAGCTGATCGAGCGGACCTTGTTCGCGCAATACAACATCTCGCGGCTGCTCGCCCGGCTCGAGGCCCACGGCCTGGTCGAGAAGCTGCCGGTGGCCGATGACGGCCGCGGCCAGACCATCCGCATCACCGGCAGCGGGCGCGAGACGCGCCGCCGGATGTGGGCCGTCTACGGGCGGTCGATCGCCGAGCTGGTGGGCGACAGGCTTGCGGTCGTGGAACTGGAAATGCTGGCGGGCCTGCTCGGGCGGTTGCGCGATCCGCCTGCCGGCGACTGAGCCAACCCAAACCTGGCGGTTTGCGCGCTGCATTCGGATACCAAAATGATTTTCTCCATTTTCTCCTTGCGTCGGGAGCAGGATTGCGCAATAAGCCGAACCGTAACGTACGGTACTCCGCTGGAAGCGGACGTGACCTCTCATCAGGCGAGAAAGAAACGTGTTGCAGGCGGGCGCCGACATCGACAGCAGCGAGACGCTGACGGAGCGGCAGCAGGCCGTTCTGGATGCAGCGCTGCGCCTGCTGGTCGAGGAGGGCGACAGCCTGACCATGACCGCGGTGGCGCGGCGGGCGAGCTGTTCTAAGGAAACGCTCTACAAATGGTTCGGCGATCGCGACGGGCTGTTGACGGCGACGGTGCAATGGCAGGCCTCCAAGGTGCGCGTGGCGCCGGTCGACCGCAAGGGTCTCGACCTTGCCTCGCTGACGGCAAGCCTCGAACGCTTCGCCTCGGACTGGTTGAAAGTGATCTCCAGCGATACATCGATCGCGCTGAACCGGGTGGCGGTCGGCCATGCCGGCTCCGGCAAGGACGATCTCGGCGCCATCGTGCTGCAGAACGGACGCTTCGCGCTGGCCAGGCGCCTGAAGCCGGTGCTGGAAGCCGGCCGGCAGGCCGGGCTGCTCGACTTCGCGGACGCCGAGACGGCATTCCGCAGCTTCTTCGGGCTGGTCGCCCGCGACGTGCAGATCCGTCTGCTGCTCGGGGACCGGCTGGAATTGACTGAGGCGACTATCGGCGGCGATGCCGTCCGGGCGACGCAGCAGTTTCTCGCTCTCTACGGAGCAAAAACCGGGCCGCAAGGCCTCTGATCTTCAAACGGGAAGGAAGACGAAAATGCGTGTCTATTACGATCGTGACGCCGATCTCAACCTGATCAAGGGCAAGAAGGTTGCCATCATCGGCTATGGCAGCCAGGGCCGGGCGCATGCGCTCAACCTCAAGGAGTCCGGTGTCAAGGAGATCGCCATCGGCCTCAAGGCCGGCTCGGCAACCGCCAAGAAGGTCGAGGCCGACGGGCTCAAGGTGCTGAGCGTCGCGGACGCCGCCAAATGGGCCGACCTGATGATGATGGCGACGCCTGACGAGCTGCAGGCCGACATCTACAAGAACGAAATCGCGCCGAACATCCGTGATGGCGCGGCGATCGCCTTCGCGCATGGCCTCAACGTGCATTTCGGCCTGATCGAGCCGAAGTCGACCGTGGACGTCGTCATGATCGCGCCGAAGGGGCCGGGCCACACGGTGCGCGGCGAATACCAGAAGGGCGGCGGCGTGCCGTGCCTGGTCGCCGTCAACCATGATGCTTCCGGCAACGCGCTCGACCTGGCGCTCTCCTACGCCTGCGGCGTCGGCGGCGGCCGTTCGGGCATCATCGAGACCAATTTCCGCGAGGAATGCGAGACCGACCTGTTCGGCGAGCAGGTGGTGCTGTGCGGCGGCCTGGTCGAGCTGATCCGCGCCGGCTTCGAGACGCTGGTGGAAGCCGGCTACGCGCCGGAAATGGCCTATTTCGAGTGCCTGCACGAGGTGAAGCTGATCGTCGACCTGATCTATGAGGGCGGCATCGCCAACATGAACTACTCGATCTCGAACACCGCCGAGTGGGGCGAATATGTCTCTGGCCCGCGTATCATCACCGCCGAGACCAAGGCCGAGATGAAGCGCGTGCTGAAGGACATCCAGACCGGCAAGTTCACCTCGGAATGGATGCAGGAATACCGTGCCGGCCTGGCGCGCTTCAAGGGCATCCGCCGCAACAACGACAGCCACCAGATCGAAGAGGTGGGTTCGAAGCTGCGCGCTATGATGCCGTGGATCGCCAAGAACAAGCTGGTCGACAAGGCCAAGAACTAATTCGAAATCTCAAGATTGCGCGATGGAGCCGGCGGAGCAATCCGCCGGCTCTTTCGTGCCAGCTTGTCGGTTAGCCAGAGGCGGAGCTTCAGCCGTAATGCCAGTGCGGCTTCGGCTCGGTGCCGGCGAACTCGACGCCGATGCGGTCGTCGCGGCGCCAGCGCACCACGGCCTTGTAGCCAATGCCGTCGGTCGGCACATAGAGCAGGAACTCGTCGGGCACGCGCGCCTCGATTGGCACTTTCAGCTCGGCGCCGCCGGGATGCATGTTGCGCAGCGTGCACTTGACCTCGGAATTGGCGATGCCGGTCAGGATCGACGCGCCTTTCAGCACGCGCTGCCTGCGCTTGTCCCTGTGTTCGTCCTCGGCCATGGCATTCCGCTTGCGGGCGATCCGCTCCGCCCATTCGATAGACCCGGCTGATGAACAGCGCGTTAGCGCCGGTGGTGTCTGGCGGGTGCCCCCAAGGCAAAAAACGGCGCCGCGAGGCGCGACGCCGTTTGAGCATTCTTCGATCCGTTGCCGCTCAGCTATACGGCGACCAGCACTGCTGGCGCGGCCCGTTATAGGGCTGGAACGTATTGTCCCAGGCCCGGTACGAACGGTAGCGGTCGTAGCACCACTGGATGTGCGCGTTGGACAGACGCTGCGTGCGGTAGATGCGGCGGGGCTGATAGTAGCGCGGATAGGGATCGTAATAGTTGCCGTAGGCCAGACTGCCCAAGCCCAGGCCGAGGCCCAGGCCCAAAATGGCGGCATCGGAGTCCCTGAAATGACGGCGATGATGGTGGCGTCTCCAGCGCCAGTCGTCGCCATCCCAGTTACGATCACCGTCCCAATTGCGGGAGAAATTGCGCTCGCGGAAA
This window encodes:
- a CDS encoding MarR family winged helix-turn-helix transcriptional regulator — protein: MTEKASPSPAAIKAWARLMRVSRQLVEKVEDTLKENGLPPLAWYDVLHELAEAGEGGLRPFQLIERTLFAQYNISRLLARLEAHGLVEKLPVADDGRGQTIRITGSGRETRRRMWAVYGRSIAELVGDRLAVVELEMLAGLLGRLRDPPAGD
- a CDS encoding TetR/AcrR family transcriptional regulator, translating into MLQAGADIDSSETLTERQQAVLDAALRLLVEEGDSLTMTAVARRASCSKETLYKWFGDRDGLLTATVQWQASKVRVAPVDRKGLDLASLTASLERFASDWLKVISSDTSIALNRVAVGHAGSGKDDLGAIVLQNGRFALARRLKPVLEAGRQAGLLDFADAETAFRSFFGLVARDVQIRLLLGDRLELTEATIGGDAVRATQQFLALYGAKTGPQGL
- a CDS encoding PilZ domain-containing protein gives rise to the protein MAEDEHRDKRRQRVLKGASILTGIANSEVKCTLRNMHPGGAELKVPIEARVPDEFLLYVPTDGIGYKAVVRWRRDDRIGVEFAGTEPKPHWHYG
- a CDS encoding BA14K family protein, with protein sequence MKTLFLSSLGSGLMTLGLVAGLTAPSFAAPILQPDLSVPTSVVAPGVTPVRDEWAGGNNDRRYTDEEWRWRNRDGRWRSGNFRERNFSRNWDGDRNWDGDDWRWRRHHHRRHFRDSDAAILGLGLGLGLGSLAYGNYYDPYPRYYQPRRIYRTQRLSNAHIQWCYDRYRSYRAWDNTFQPYNGPRQQCWSPYS
- a CDS encoding winged helix-turn-helix transcriptional regulator is translated as MDGKIVNLKSKIEIYKAMTDGANFADCPVRDVMQGINGKWSPLLVMALAEKPYRFGELRRLVPDISQRMLTQTLHELQRDGYVHREVFPTKPPSVEYSLTDLGRSMFGPLYQLVQWAELNHDAVREARAEFDAAQA
- a CDS encoding FAD-dependent oxidoreductase codes for the protein MQESLDIAIAGAGPAGLATALYLNRAGHRVTVFERFDEPKPVGSGLILQPTGLSVLAELGVLNDILSLGSRIDRLHGADAGSGRTVLDVRYDARRGGRFGLAVHRAALFGVLFGAARREAITIETNVEIEALETGESAMLVCGKGRKAGSFDLIVDASGARSKLRQGLNDPAEARPLAYGAFWTSLGWKGEGFDENALLQRYDKASVMVGVLPIGRPEPGAEKMAAFFWSLKPADVESVRAAGLDAWKARVVSLWPQCAAFTSQIDSFEQLSLARYGHHTMRLPFGRRLAVIGDAAHSTSPQLGQGANMALLDAAALSHALSRAGSIDAALEAYAKARRWHVRVFQALSLAFTPFYQSDSVALPFIRDRLVATIAKIPPAPQFLASMVAGTVIDPFRRIGLQEARWPDRPAG
- a CDS encoding Rieske (2Fe-2S) protein, giving the protein MKHEICKIADIPETGSLIAPFFGREVHVWRSGDRVRAAANACLHFGGPLDCKDGKLVCQWHGASFDMASGDRLEGPAPKNARLMFLSTRVEDGALNYVWGE
- the ilvC gene encoding ketol-acid reductoisomerase is translated as MRVYYDRDADLNLIKGKKVAIIGYGSQGRAHALNLKESGVKEIAIGLKAGSATAKKVEADGLKVLSVADAAKWADLMMMATPDELQADIYKNEIAPNIRDGAAIAFAHGLNVHFGLIEPKSTVDVVMIAPKGPGHTVRGEYQKGGGVPCLVAVNHDASGNALDLALSYACGVGGGRSGIIETNFREECETDLFGEQVVLCGGLVELIRAGFETLVEAGYAPEMAYFECLHEVKLIVDLIYEGGIANMNYSISNTAEWGEYVSGPRIITAETKAEMKRVLKDIQTGKFTSEWMQEYRAGLARFKGIRRNNDSHQIEEVGSKLRAMMPWIAKNKLVDKAKN